A genomic window from Lycium barbarum isolate Lr01 chromosome 4, ASM1917538v2, whole genome shotgun sequence includes:
- the LOC132636531 gene encoding photosystem II protein D1-like: MTVILERHESESLWGRFCNWITSTENRLYIGWFGVLIIPTLLTATSVFIIAFIAAPPVDIDGIREPVSGSLLYGNDVPVSGNNIIFCAIIPTSVAIGLHFYPIWEAASVDEWLYNGGPYELIVLHFLLGVACYMGREWELSFRLGMRPWIAVAYSAPVAAATAFFLIYPIGQGSFYDGMPLGISGTFNFMIVFLAEHNILMHLFHMLGIAGVFGSSLFSAMHGSLVTSSLIRETTENESANEGYKFGQEEETYNIVAAHGYFGRLIFQYASFNNSRSLHFFLVVWPVVGIWFTALGISTMAFNLNGFNFNQSVVDSQGRVINTWADIINRANLGMEVMHERNAHNFPLDLAAIEAPSTNG; encoded by the exons ATGACTGTAATTTTAGAGAGACACGAAAGCGAAAGCCTATGGGGTCGCTTCTGTAACTGGATAACTAGCACTGAAAACCGTCTTTACATTGGATGGTTTGGTGTTTTGATAATCCCTACCTTATTGACGGCAACTTCTGTATTTATTATTGCCTTCATTGCTGCTCCTCCAGTAGACATTGATGGCATTCGTGAACCTGTTTCGGGGTCTCTACTTTACGGaaatgatgtgcc cgtatcaggaaACAATATTATTTTCTGTGCCATTATTCCTACTTCTGTAGCTATAGGTTTACATTTTTACCCAATCTGGGAAGCGGCATCCGTTGATGAATGGTTATACAACGGTGGTCCTTATGAACTAATTGTTCTACACTTCTTACTTGGCGTAGCTTGTTACATGGGTCGTGAGTGGGAGCTTAGTTTCCGTCTGGGTATGCGACCTTGGATTGCTGTTGCATATTCAGCTCCTGTTGCAGCTGCTACCGCATTTTTCTTGATCTACCCAATCGGTCAAGGAAGTTTTTATGATGGTATGCCTCTAGGAATTTCTGGTACTTTCAATTTCATGATTGTATTCCTAGCTGAGCACAACATCCTTATGCACCTATTTCACATGTTAGGCATAGCTGGTGTATTCGGCAGCTCCCTATTCAGTGCTATGCATGGTTCCTTGGTAACCTCTAGTTTGATCAGGGAAACCACAGAAAATGAATCTGCTAACGAAGGTTACAAATTCGGTCAAGAGGAAGAAACTTATAATATCGTAGCCGCTCATGGTTATTTTGGCCGATTGATCTTCCAATATGCTAGTTTCAACAACTCTCGTTCGTTACACTTCTTCCTAGTTGTTTGGCCTGTAGTAGGTATCTGGTTTACCGCTTTAGGTATCAGCACTATGGCTTTCAACCTAAATGGTTTCAATTTCAACCAATCTGTAGTTGACAGTCAAGGTCGTGTAATTAACACTTGGGCTGATATCATTAACCGTGCTAACCTTGGTATGGAAGTTATGCATGAACGTAATGCTCATAACTTCCCTCTAGACCTAGCTGCTATCGAAGCTCCATCTACAAATGGATAA